The Saprospiraceae bacterium genome includes a window with the following:
- a CDS encoding response regulator transcription factor, with the protein MKKEIPLAIKSEIEDLYSIIQILKNSGEESQSNGINKEEFDPEKLYLKLKSLYVQYTQHRNSHLINQLSQREKEIIFHLCEGNMIEEIAILLNISKHTVESHIPRITTKLQVRNSKELIAFAFRTGLMV; encoded by the coding sequence ATGAAAAAGGAAATACCACTTGCAATCAAATCTGAGATAGAGGATTTATACAGCATCATCCAGATACTTAAAAATTCCGGTGAAGAATCACAATCAAATGGGATCAATAAAGAAGAATTTGATCCGGAAAAGTTATATCTGAAGCTTAAAAGCCTTTATGTACAATATACACAACACCGAAACAGTCACCTGATTAACCAGTTGTCCCAACGGGAAAAAGAAATCATCTTTCATCTTTGTGAAGGAAATATGATAGAAGAAATAGCAATATTACTCAATATATCCAAGCACACTGTAGAAAGCCATATACCGAGAATAACAACAAAATTACAAGTACGCAATTCAAAAGAGTTGATTGCCTTTGCATTCAGGACAGGGTTAATGGTTTGA